In the Lascolabacillus massiliensis genome, one interval contains:
- a CDS encoding GntR family transcriptional regulator codes for MKQKLPLHKQAELYLRNLIEQDEYKEGKMLPNEIELSEQLKMSRNTLRQAINTLVSEGLLIRKRGIGTQVAEKNIASEATNWLSFSQEMALLGLEIENFELHISKQAPSKEAKEFFQITDDTRVLKLERLRGKTNFPFVYFSSEFNPQIPLTGMENFNRPLYEILRNDYDIIVKTSREEISAAPANDFIASKLEIETGDPILIRKRAVSDKNGLPIEYNIGWYRADSFTYKIESVRNITNNNNKL; via the coding sequence ATGAAACAGAAGTTACCCTTACATAAGCAGGCAGAATTATACTTAAGAAACTTGATTGAACAAGATGAGTACAAAGAGGGCAAAATGCTGCCTAACGAGATTGAATTGTCTGAACAATTGAAAATGTCGCGCAATACATTAAGACAGGCAATAAATACTCTTGTTAGCGAGGGACTACTGATTCGCAAGAGAGGGATTGGTACTCAGGTGGCCGAGAAAAACATTGCCAGTGAGGCAACCAACTGGCTCAGCTTCTCTCAGGAGATGGCGCTGCTGGGACTGGAGATTGAGAATTTCGAGCTTCACATCAGTAAGCAGGCGCCCAGCAAAGAGGCAAAAGAATTTTTCCAGATAACTGATGATACCAGAGTACTTAAGCTTGAGCGACTCAGAGGAAAAACCAACTTCCCGTTTGTCTATTTCTCATCTGAATTTAACCCGCAGATACCGCTTACAGGCATGGAAAACTTCAACAGACCGCTCTACGAGATCCTCAGGAACGATTATGATATTATAGTCAAAACATCCAGGGAAGAGATCAGCGCCGCCCCTGCAAATGATTTCATAGCATCAAAGCTGGAGATTGAAACAGGAGATCCCATCCTGATCCGTAAAAGAGCCGTGAGTGATAAGAATGGCCTCCCCATCGAATATAACATCGGCTGGTACAGAGCTGATTCTTTTACTTATAAGATTGAGTCCGTCAGGAATATTACAAATAATAATAATAAATTGTAA
- a CDS encoding glycoside hydrolase family 76 protein, producing the protein MVVTAFSSQLKAQTPYKERAEEMFQLVWDLYRVPQYGLFSEYYPSEHKPNLTYFNDSDKQAQEVSYLWPMSGIFSSAVLMGSMDPEKYGVYIDSMVVAMEEYYDTSRVPFGYQAYPVRFEKVDRYYDDNGLVGIDYIDSYMVTKNPHFLEKAKQVMTFILSGWDDRFEGAVPWVEGTRDQKPACSNGKALVLALKLYEATGDSYYLDLGKRFYDWMDRYLKDPVRGVVWNSLSTVTGEVVPDLYTYNTGTLLQAAVALYRFTGDKEYLNNAEFLAEGSYKVFFKYTDEGIPYISDLPWFNLVLFRGYHDLYDVTKNSKYVDTMIKGLDFALEHAVDQAGLVYHDWTGRTDERNKPKWLLDSSAVPEFLIRAAMIRGEIGK; encoded by the coding sequence ATGGTGGTGACGGCCTTTAGTTCTCAGCTAAAGGCCCAAACCCCATATAAGGAGAGGGCTGAGGAGATGTTTCAGCTTGTGTGGGACCTCTATCGGGTACCGCAATATGGACTCTTTTCAGAATATTATCCAAGTGAGCATAAACCAAATCTGACCTATTTTAATGACTCAGACAAGCAGGCTCAGGAGGTCTCTTATTTATGGCCGATGAGCGGTATCTTCTCTTCAGCTGTACTTATGGGTTCAATGGATCCTGAGAAATATGGAGTCTATATCGACTCTATGGTGGTAGCCATGGAGGAGTATTACGATACGAGTCGGGTTCCTTTTGGATATCAGGCTTACCCGGTAAGATTTGAGAAGGTTGACAGGTATTATGATGATAACGGACTTGTAGGGATTGATTATATAGATTCTTATATGGTTACCAAAAATCCTCACTTTCTGGAGAAGGCCAAGCAGGTGATGACCTTCATTCTAAGCGGATGGGATGACAGGTTTGAAGGTGCTGTGCCATGGGTGGAAGGGACTCGTGACCAGAAGCCGGCATGTTCAAACGGCAAGGCTCTGGTATTGGCACTGAAGCTGTATGAGGCGACAGGTGACAGTTACTATCTTGATCTTGGGAAACGTTTTTATGACTGGATGGACAGGTATCTGAAAGATCCTGTAAGAGGGGTAGTGTGGAACTCTCTGAGTACCGTTACCGGTGAGGTTGTTCCTGATCTGTATACTTACAATACAGGTACACTTCTGCAGGCTGCAGTTGCTCTGTACAGATTCACAGGTGATAAGGAATACCTGAATAATGCAGAGTTTTTAGCCGAAGGAAGTTATAAGGTTTTCTTTAAATATACCGATGAGGGAATACCCTATATAAGTGATCTGCCATGGTTTAACCTTGTATTGTTTAGAGGATATCATGATCTGTATGATGTGACAAAAAACTCCAAATATGTTGATACAATGATAAAGGGACTGGATTTTGCATTGGAGCATGCAGTGGATCAGGCAGGGTTGGTTTATCACGACTGGACCGGTCGCACAGACGAACGCAACAAGCCCAAATGGCTGCTCGATTCATCTGCCGTGCCGGAGTTTTTGATCAGAGCGGCAATGATTAGGGGGGAAATAGGAAAATAG